A region from the Catellatospora sp. TT07R-123 genome encodes:
- a CDS encoding roadblock/LC7 domain-containing protein, with amino-acid sequence MVPTTTRPATDWLLDDLLARVPQARCAVVLSVDGLLTGASTGMSRDDAEHLAAVASGFSSLAGATGQRFKGGPVRQTIVEMEEAFLLVSAAGQGSCLAVLADPDIDLGILAYEMAMLATRVGTHLATPSRPGADVN; translated from the coding sequence GTGGTACCGACGACGACCCGACCCGCGACTGACTGGCTGCTCGACGACCTGCTCGCCCGAGTGCCGCAGGCCCGCTGCGCCGTCGTGCTCTCCGTCGACGGCCTGCTCACCGGCGCCTCCACCGGCATGTCCCGGGACGACGCCGAGCACCTTGCCGCGGTCGCCTCGGGCTTCTCCAGCCTGGCCGGTGCCACGGGCCAGCGGTTCAAGGGCGGCCCGGTCCGCCAGACCATCGTGGAGATGGAAGAGGCGTTCCTGCTGGTCAGTGCCGCGGGTCAGGGCTCCTGCCTGGCCGTGCTGGCCGACCCCGACATCGACCTGGGCATCCTCGCGTACGAGATGGCCATGCTCGCCACCCGCGTCGGCACGCACCTGGCCACGCCGTCGCGGCCGGGTGCCGATGTCAACTGA
- a CDS encoding DUF742 domain-containing protein, whose amino-acid sequence MSTDPVDPVVEEGPAWWDHEAGPVVRPYMVTGGRVRPKTSDFDLITYVVATATLAADTPSPEHQSILAFTQEPRAMAEIASRVDLPLGVVRVLLCDLLQDGLISRYDPPSTDHLPNVDTLQAVIHGLRAL is encoded by the coding sequence ATGTCAACTGACCCCGTCGACCCCGTAGTCGAGGAGGGCCCGGCCTGGTGGGACCACGAGGCCGGGCCGGTGGTCCGCCCATACATGGTCACCGGCGGCCGGGTGCGGCCGAAGACGTCCGACTTCGACCTCATCACGTACGTGGTGGCGACCGCGACCCTGGCCGCGGACACCCCCTCCCCCGAACACCAGTCGATCCTGGCGTTCACCCAGGAGCCTCGCGCCATGGCCGAGATCGCCTCCCGTGTGGACCTGCCCCTGGGCGTGGTCCGCGTGCTGCTGTGCGATTTGCTCCAGGACGGTCTGATCTCACGCTACGATCCGCCGTCCACCGACCACCTTCCGAATGTCGACACCCTCCAGGCGGTGATCCATGGACTCCGTGCGCTCTGA
- a CDS encoding ATP/GTP-binding protein, whose translation MDSVRSDAAPVPQALKILVAGGFGAGKTTLVGAVSEISPLRTEEVLTTAGMGTDDITGVSAKTTTTVAMDFGRITINPHLVLYLFGTPGQNRFWFLWDELATGALGAVVLADTRRLADSFAAIDYFEQRGTPFVIAVNCFDSEQRYTVEQVREALDLDGHVPVLLTDARDRVSVKNVLITLVEHVLTMVKAAVPA comes from the coding sequence ATGGACTCCGTGCGCTCTGACGCCGCGCCGGTCCCCCAGGCGTTGAAGATCCTGGTCGCCGGAGGTTTCGGCGCCGGCAAGACCACGCTGGTCGGGGCGGTCAGCGAGATCAGTCCACTGCGGACCGAGGAGGTGCTCACCACCGCCGGGATGGGCACCGACGACATCACGGGCGTGTCCGCCAAGACGACCACCACGGTCGCGATGGACTTCGGCCGGATCACCATCAACCCGCACCTGGTGCTGTACCTGTTCGGCACCCCGGGCCAGAACCGCTTCTGGTTCCTGTGGGACGAGCTGGCCACCGGGGCGCTGGGGGCGGTCGTGCTGGCCGACACGCGGCGCCTGGCCGACTCGTTCGCGGCGATCGACTACTTCGAGCAGCGCGGCACGCCGTTCGTCATCGCGGTGAACTGCTTCGACAGCGAGCAGCGCTACACCGTCGAGCAGGTGCGCGAGGCGCTGGACCTGGACGGCCACGTCCCGGTGCTGCTGACCGACGCCCGTGACCGCGTCTCGGTCAAGAACGTCCTGATCACCCTGGTGGAGCACGTCCTCACCATGGTGAAGGCCGCCGTTCCGGCCTGA
- a CDS encoding RNA 2'-phosphotransferase — MDTVKISKRLSYVLRHAPESIGITLSPDGWVQIDTLLRALAAHGHRVTRAQLDTVVADNDKQRFAVDGDRIRASQGHSVQVELGLTPVEPPELLYHGTARRNLASIYADGVHRGSRHHVHLSADAQTAHKVGSRHGAPVILVVAAAAMADDGHHFYRSANDVWLTDEVPARYLRGEA, encoded by the coding sequence ATGGATACGGTGAAAATCAGCAAGCGGCTGTCGTACGTGCTGCGACACGCCCCCGAAAGCATCGGCATCACCCTCAGCCCCGACGGCTGGGTGCAGATCGACACCCTGCTGCGCGCCCTCGCCGCGCACGGCCACCGGGTCACCCGCGCCCAGCTCGACACGGTGGTGGCCGACAACGACAAGCAGCGCTTCGCCGTCGACGGCGACCGGATCAGGGCCAGCCAGGGCCACTCGGTGCAGGTCGAACTGGGCCTGACCCCCGTCGAGCCCCCCGAGCTGCTCTACCACGGCACGGCCCGGCGCAACCTGGCCTCGATCTACGCCGACGGCGTGCACCGCGGCAGCCGCCACCACGTGCACCTGTCCGCCGACGCGCAGACCGCGCACAAGGTCGGCAGCCGCCACGGCGCCCCGGTGATCCTGGTGGTCGCCGCAGCCGCGATGGCCGACGACGGCCACCACTTCTACCGCAGCGCCAACGACGTATGGCTCACCGACGAGGTCCCCGCCCGCTACCTGCGCGGCGAGGCCTGA
- a CDS encoding CapA family protein, translating into MTRPRLGRAARPLACLALLSALAACAARQPASWHPPAGPAEPAATASPAPAPAEEITLAFAGDVHFTGRTLALLKNPDTAFGPYAEQLRAADFAMVNMETPITDRGSEQPKEFHFRGPKESYAAIKAAGIDLVSIANNHTLDYGQIGLLDTLDSAKEAGQPVVGAGHDTEEAYAPYLTTVKGVRLAIVGMSQVHDLKEQWKPTATRPGIAMAFDKNLAVAAVKKARAQADVVIVFMHWGTEGQSCPNGEQKTFAKLMADSGADLVLGTHAHVLLADGFLGDTYVHYGLGNFLWYSVSKSTDTGLLTVVIKNGKVKSRVFTPGTVSNNGQPVPVTGNALKAVQQRLDQAARCTGLAPSPQA; encoded by the coding sequence GTGACCCGACCGCGCCTGGGCCGCGCCGCCCGCCCCCTCGCCTGCCTGGCCCTGCTCTCCGCCCTGGCCGCGTGCGCGGCGCGGCAGCCCGCGTCCTGGCACCCGCCCGCCGGTCCGGCCGAGCCGGCCGCCACGGCCTCGCCCGCGCCGGCGCCCGCCGAGGAGATCACGCTGGCCTTCGCGGGCGACGTGCACTTCACCGGCCGCACCCTGGCGCTGCTCAAGAACCCGGACACGGCATTCGGGCCGTACGCGGAGCAGCTGCGGGCCGCGGACTTCGCCATGGTCAACATGGAGACGCCGATCACCGACCGCGGCAGCGAGCAGCCCAAGGAGTTCCATTTCCGGGGGCCCAAGGAGTCGTACGCGGCGATCAAGGCGGCCGGGATCGACCTGGTGTCGATCGCCAACAACCACACCCTCGACTACGGCCAGATCGGGCTGCTGGACACGCTCGACTCGGCAAAGGAGGCCGGGCAGCCGGTCGTCGGGGCGGGGCACGACACCGAGGAGGCGTACGCGCCGTACCTGACCACGGTGAAGGGGGTGCGGCTGGCGATCGTGGGCATGTCGCAGGTGCACGACCTCAAGGAGCAGTGGAAGCCCACGGCGACCCGGCCCGGCATCGCGATGGCGTTCGACAAGAACCTGGCCGTGGCGGCCGTCAAGAAGGCCCGCGCGCAGGCCGACGTCGTGATCGTCTTCATGCACTGGGGCACCGAGGGGCAGAGCTGCCCCAACGGCGAGCAGAAGACCTTCGCCAAGCTGATGGCCGACAGCGGCGCCGACCTCGTGCTCGGCACCCACGCGCACGTCCTGCTGGCCGACGGGTTCCTCGGGGACACGTACGTCCACTACGGCCTGGGCAACTTCCTCTGGTATTCGGTGTCCAAGAGCACCGACACCGGCCTGCTCACCGTCGTCATCAAGAACGGAAAGGTGAAGAGCCGCGTGTTCACGCCCGGCACCGTGTCGAACAACGGGCAGCCCGTCCCGGTCACCGGGAACGCCCTCAAGGCGGTCCAGCAGCGACTTGACCAGGCAGCTCGTTGCACCGGGCTGGCCCCTTCACCCCAGGCCTGA
- a CDS encoding D-alanyl-D-alanine carboxypeptidase family protein — MVLFSSTAGLAALVTASLAVPVAPAPGSVGAEPGTRAGAVIRAAVPCPKTPAPKWSMPERPSPPTDDPVHRAVGGEELATTGLAVPPGASRPPAVSATSWIVADLDTGAVLGACGPHEYGAPASVQKLLLAATMLPKLDPHEVITVTPEDMDFEPGSSAVGLVEGGKYSVEMLWLGLLLVSGNDAANVLARLGGGSGGAAAGVREMNAEAQRLGAYQTHAVTPSGLDGPGQYTSAYDLALIARACFADPAFQRYTITRQAKVPAQRRHVKGFEIGNQNRLLDEYPGALGGKTGYTDLARHTYVGAAARNGRRLVVTLLGAEYLPLSGWQQGAALLDWGFSQPADAAVGHLVDPAGAASPAPVVAAAQQASTAGSGGGTGTPRILALGAVVAAAGLAISATARRRRRRT, encoded by the coding sequence ATGGTCCTGTTTTCCTCCACGGCGGGCCTCGCCGCGCTGGTCACCGCGTCGCTGGCCGTGCCCGTGGCGCCCGCCCCGGGCAGTGTGGGCGCCGAACCCGGCACCCGCGCCGGTGCGGTGATCCGCGCTGCGGTGCCCTGTCCGAAGACCCCCGCCCCGAAGTGGTCCATGCCCGAGCGGCCGTCCCCGCCCACCGACGACCCGGTCCACCGGGCGGTCGGCGGGGAGGAACTGGCCACCACCGGTCTGGCCGTCCCGCCGGGCGCGTCAAGGCCGCCCGCGGTGAGCGCCACCTCGTGGATCGTGGCCGACCTCGACACCGGCGCCGTCCTCGGCGCCTGCGGCCCCCACGAGTACGGCGCCCCGGCCAGCGTGCAGAAGCTCCTGCTCGCCGCCACGATGCTGCCGAAGCTCGACCCGCACGAGGTGATCACCGTCACCCCCGAGGACATGGACTTCGAACCCGGCAGCTCCGCGGTCGGCCTGGTCGAGGGCGGGAAGTACTCCGTCGAGATGCTGTGGCTGGGGCTGCTGCTGGTCTCCGGCAACGACGCCGCGAACGTGCTGGCCCGCCTCGGCGGGGGGAGCGGCGGTGCCGCGGCCGGGGTGCGGGAGATGAACGCCGAGGCGCAGCGGCTGGGCGCGTACCAGACCCACGCGGTGACCCCGTCCGGGCTCGACGGGCCGGGGCAGTACACCAGTGCGTACGACCTCGCCCTCATCGCGCGGGCGTGCTTCGCCGACCCGGCCTTCCAGCGGTACACCATCACGAGGCAGGCCAAGGTCCCCGCCCAGCGCCGGCACGTCAAGGGCTTCGAGATCGGGAACCAGAACCGGCTGCTCGACGAGTATCCGGGCGCCCTGGGCGGCAAGACCGGCTACACCGACCTGGCCCGCCACACGTACGTCGGCGCCGCCGCCCGCAACGGCCGCCGGCTCGTCGTCACGCTGCTCGGCGCCGAATACCTGCCCCTGAGCGGCTGGCAGCAGGGCGCCGCCCTGCTGGACTGGGGCTTCTCCCAGCCCGCGGACGCGGCGGTCGGGCACCTGGTCGACCCGGCCGGGGCCGCGTCCCCGGCACCGGTGGTGGCGGCCGCTCAGCAGGCCTCGACCGCCGGCTCGGGCGGGGGAACGGGAACGCCCCGGATCCTCGCCCTCGGCGCCGTGGTCGCCGCGGCGGGCCTGGCGATCTCCGCCACCGCCCGCCGCCGGCGCCGGCGCACCTGA
- a CDS encoding ABC transporter permease, whose product MRLPRPARLRTTDLLLIGVGALRARPLRAVLSALGIAIGIAAMLAVLGISASSRADLDRTLDRLGTNLLTVAPGEAVLSGEPAALPAEAVPMIRRIGPVVSADAVGLLPQARVYRNDRIPEQQSGAIAVMAADLGLLGTVGGSLGTGTWLNPATERFPVTVLGATAARRLGVTGAGQQVWLGRQWFTVAGVLAPVPLAPELDSAALVGGPVAAQRLGYDGHPTTVYCRTDPDRVLAVRDVLGATANPADPLSARVSRPSDALAARQATDRAFTGLLLGLGAVALLVGGVGVANTMIISVLERRGEIGLRRALGATRRAVAAQFLVESLLLSGLGGAAGALLGAAITAAYAASRGWPVAVPAWATAGGVAVTVLVGAVAGLYPAVRAARLSPTTALAAG is encoded by the coding sequence ATGAGGCTGCCCCGACCGGCCCGGCTGCGCACCACCGACCTGCTGCTCATCGGGGTCGGCGCGCTGCGTGCCCGGCCGTTGCGCGCCGTCCTGTCGGCGCTGGGCATCGCGATCGGCATCGCGGCGATGCTCGCCGTGCTGGGCATCTCCGCCTCGTCCCGGGCCGACCTGGACCGCACCCTGGACCGGCTCGGCACGAACCTGCTCACCGTGGCACCGGGCGAGGCGGTGCTGTCGGGCGAACCGGCGGCGCTGCCCGCCGAGGCGGTGCCGATGATCCGCCGGATCGGCCCGGTGGTCTCGGCCGACGCCGTCGGGCTGCTGCCGCAGGCGCGGGTGTACCGCAACGACCGCATCCCGGAGCAGCAGTCCGGTGCGATCGCGGTCATGGCGGCCGACCTGGGCCTGCTCGGCACGGTCGGCGGTAGCCTCGGCACCGGCACCTGGCTGAACCCGGCCACCGAGCGGTTCCCGGTGACGGTGCTCGGGGCGACGGCCGCCCGGCGGCTCGGCGTCACCGGCGCCGGGCAGCAGGTGTGGCTGGGCAGGCAGTGGTTCACCGTCGCGGGCGTGCTCGCCCCGGTGCCGCTGGCGCCCGAACTGGACTCGGCGGCGCTGGTCGGCGGCCCGGTCGCGGCACAGCGGCTCGGGTACGACGGGCACCCGACGACCGTCTACTGCCGCACCGACCCCGACCGGGTGCTCGCCGTACGCGACGTGCTCGGGGCCACCGCGAATCCGGCGGACCCGCTGTCGGCGCGGGTGTCGCGGCCCTCGGACGCCCTGGCCGCCAGGCAGGCCACCGATCGCGCCTTCACGGGGCTGCTGCTGGGGCTGGGTGCGGTGGCGCTGCTGGTCGGCGGGGTCGGCGTGGCCAACACGATGATCATCTCGGTGCTGGAGCGGCGCGGCGAGATCGGGCTGCGCCGGGCGCTCGGCGCGACCCGGCGGGCCGTGGCGGCCCAGTTCCTGGTCGAGTCGCTGCTGCTGTCGGGCCTGGGCGGGGCGGCCGGGGCGCTGCTCGGCGCGGCGATCACCGCGGCGTACGCGGCGTCGCGGGGCTGGCCGGTCGCCGTGCCCGCCTGGGCGACGGCAGGCGGCGTGGCGGTGACCGTGCTGGTCGGCGCGGTGGCCGGGCTCTACCCGGCGGTCCGCGCCGCCAGGCTGTCGCCCACCACCGCGCTGGCCGCGGGATGA
- a CDS encoding ABC transporter ATP-binding protein, translating to MSSHSDVEGALLDPEGTHVLELVGVSRAYPGGVIAVDGVSLAVGRGEFVAVAGPSGSGKSTLLHLVGLLDRPTAGTVRVAGHDTGTLPDRTLAALRARAIGFVFQQFHLAPGVRALDAVADGLLYGGVARARRRERAAETLDQVGLGHRLRHRPHELSGGERQRVAIARALVKRPEVILADEPTGNLDSAAAATVLDLLRRLHADGTTVVVITHDQGIADSLPRRVRMRDGRVTADSTRREAAA from the coding sequence TTGTCATCGCATTCCGACGTGGAGGGTGCCCTGCTCGACCCTGAGGGCACGCACGTGCTCGAACTCGTCGGCGTGTCCCGGGCGTACCCGGGCGGGGTCATCGCCGTCGACGGCGTCAGCCTGGCCGTGGGCCGCGGCGAGTTCGTCGCCGTCGCCGGGCCGTCCGGATCGGGCAAGTCGACGCTGCTGCACCTGGTCGGGCTGCTCGACCGGCCCACGGCGGGCACGGTCCGGGTCGCCGGGCACGACACCGGCACGCTGCCCGACCGGACGCTGGCCGCGCTGCGCGCCCGCGCCATCGGCTTCGTGTTCCAGCAGTTCCACCTGGCCCCCGGCGTACGCGCGCTGGACGCCGTCGCCGACGGGCTGCTGTACGGCGGCGTGGCCCGCGCCCGGCGGCGCGAGCGGGCCGCCGAGACGCTGGACCAGGTCGGTCTCGGGCACCGGCTGCGTCACCGCCCGCATGAGCTGTCCGGCGGCGAGCGCCAGCGGGTGGCCATCGCCCGCGCGCTGGTGAAGCGGCCCGAGGTGATCCTCGCCGACGAGCCGACCGGCAACCTGGACTCGGCGGCGGCGGCGACGGTGCTGGACCTGCTGCGGCGGCTGCACGCCGACGGGACCACGGTCGTGGTCATCACCCACGACCAGGGCATCGCCGACAGCCTGCCCCGGCGGGTGCGGATGCGCGACGGCCGGGTCACGGCCGACAGCACCCGGCGGGAGGCGGCGGCATGA
- a CDS encoding efflux RND transporter periplasmic adaptor subunit has protein sequence MSVRLRRRAVLGALAVATGAGSGCDGGPGPAAAAPPRTAEVLREDLVEFTDVPGELGFGEALPVRYPRPAEPDGDGLGLLTWLAPVGSTVSRGRPLLRVDDLPVVLLYGPLPAYRPLAVGSRGRDVRQLEANLAALGLTKGGADERYTAATAAAVRRWQRSLGLPETGAVEPRQLAYAAGPVRVDAHALRVGDPADGEVLRCTGAVRSVALRLDDQRRHLAVPGTPVTVRLAAGAEVAGTVESLGPPAAGATGEPEVTAYVRVPDQAALAAAGQVTVRFTAQRRPGVLTVPVTALVALSEGGYGVQVADGGSTRYVAVRTGLFAGGRVELTGGDITPGTRVVIPQ, from the coding sequence GTGAGCGTCCGGTTGCGCCGGCGGGCGGTGCTGGGCGCGCTGGCGGTGGCGACCGGCGCCGGGTCCGGCTGCGACGGCGGACCCGGCCCGGCCGCGGCCGCGCCGCCGCGCACCGCCGAGGTGCTCCGGGAGGATCTGGTCGAGTTCACCGACGTGCCCGGCGAGCTGGGCTTCGGCGAGGCGCTGCCGGTGCGCTACCCGCGCCCGGCCGAGCCGGACGGCGACGGGCTGGGGCTGCTCACCTGGCTCGCGCCGGTCGGCTCGACCGTGTCGCGGGGGCGGCCGCTGCTGCGGGTCGACGACCTGCCGGTGGTGCTGCTGTACGGCCCGCTGCCCGCGTACCGGCCGCTGGCCGTGGGCAGCCGGGGCCGCGACGTCCGGCAGCTGGAGGCGAACCTGGCCGCCCTGGGGCTCACCAAGGGCGGCGCGGACGAGCGCTACACGGCCGCGACGGCGGCGGCGGTGCGGCGCTGGCAGCGTTCGCTGGGCCTGCCGGAGACCGGGGCGGTCGAGCCCCGGCAGCTCGCGTACGCGGCCGGCCCGGTGCGGGTCGACGCGCACGCGCTGCGCGTCGGCGACCCGGCCGACGGCGAGGTGCTGCGCTGCACGGGCGCCGTCCGCTCGGTCGCGCTGCGGCTGGACGACCAGCGGCGGCACCTGGCCGTGCCCGGCACACCCGTGACGGTGCGCCTGGCCGCCGGGGCCGAGGTCGCGGGCACGGTCGAGAGCCTGGGCCCGCCCGCCGCGGGCGCCACCGGGGAACCGGAGGTCACCGCGTACGTCCGCGTGCCCGACCAGGCCGCGCTGGCCGCCGCCGGGCAGGTGACCGTCCGCTTCACCGCCCAGCGCCGCCCGGGGGTGCTCACGGTGCCGGTCACGGCGCTGGTCGCGCTGTCGGAGGGCGGCTACGGCGTACAGGTCGCCGACGGCGGCAGCACCCGCTACGTCGCCGTCCGGACCGGACTGTTCGCGGGCGGGCGCGTCGAGCTCACCGGCGGCGACATCACCCCCGGCACCCGGGTGGTGATCCCTCAATGA
- a CDS encoding SigE family RNA polymerase sigma factor, which yields MLGWRDRRAPEADFVAFYAERADHLRKTAYLLCRDWHLAEDLVQTAFTKLYRHWHRVERHDALDQYARRVLLRAFLDERRRPWRREYATEPGSSALDSAVRDEYAEEGSALHAALVRLPRRRRAVLVLRFWADMSVEQVAQAMDCSTGTVKSQTARGLAQLRELLDDGTVDADSLRPNWGMR from the coding sequence TTGCTGGGATGGCGGGACCGCCGCGCCCCCGAGGCCGACTTCGTCGCCTTCTACGCCGAGCGCGCCGACCACCTGCGCAAGACCGCGTACCTGCTGTGCCGGGACTGGCATCTGGCCGAGGACCTGGTGCAGACCGCGTTCACGAAGCTCTACCGGCACTGGCACCGGGTCGAGCGCCACGACGCCCTCGACCAGTACGCCCGCCGCGTGCTGCTGCGCGCGTTCCTCGACGAGCGGCGGCGGCCGTGGCGGCGCGAGTACGCCACCGAGCCCGGCAGCAGCGCACTCGACAGCGCCGTCCGCGACGAGTACGCCGAGGAGGGGTCCGCGCTGCACGCCGCGCTGGTCCGGCTGCCCCGGCGGCGCCGAGCGGTACTGGTGCTGCGCTTCTGGGCCGACATGTCGGTCGAGCAGGTCGCGCAGGCGATGGATTGCTCGACCGGCACCGTGAAGAGCCAGACCGCCCGCGGCCTGGCACAGCTGCGCGAACTGCTGGACGACGGCACGGTCGACGCCGACAGCCTGCGGCCGAACTGGGGGATGCGATGA
- a CDS encoding WD40 repeat domain-containing protein: MDGDRITLAALLAGEPSAEAWEQAWPLLEQASPDELATAAPLLRSWPPRLRPMPDAWWQQYAAGQSRPCHALAAWRQLGDLDHVQSGRPALAEPDEDADFAYFYHGATSVACPDDPRWLVVTAAAEWHHNGGDIVVWGAVPQLPSRMLLDGAHFHDEALDTSLSPDGTVAVTSVEGRLHAWAVPEGTALWQLDLGPTADGDDFFDVDRASVRIGFSADGRLVAAGSAAHGVRVVDTASGEVRLSTPADPCGPVALNRDGGRLAHAGGGGEIVIRDAATGETVLRHDTGLAGVNALAFATDGTGLLVAGGLGGEAGLVPGAALLTLDGDRVTGTSLVPSGSELPADSPLAILCTRCVWAEHGPLVHAVDDSGTVLFDGTGRVLWTEPGMAAGNFSADGRILVLVSETISAVFADALPPA; this comes from the coding sequence GTGGACGGTGACCGGATCACGCTGGCAGCACTGCTGGCCGGCGAGCCCTCCGCCGAGGCCTGGGAGCAGGCCTGGCCGCTGCTGGAGCAGGCATCCCCCGACGAGCTGGCCACCGCAGCACCGCTGCTGCGGTCCTGGCCGCCGCGGCTGCGGCCGATGCCCGACGCCTGGTGGCAGCAGTACGCCGCAGGCCAGTCCCGGCCGTGCCACGCGCTGGCGGCCTGGCGGCAGCTCGGCGACCTCGACCACGTCCAGAGCGGACGCCCGGCCCTGGCCGAACCCGACGAGGACGCGGACTTCGCGTACTTCTACCACGGTGCGACCTCGGTGGCCTGCCCCGACGACCCGCGCTGGCTGGTCGTGACCGCCGCCGCCGAATGGCACCACAACGGCGGCGACATCGTCGTCTGGGGTGCCGTGCCGCAGCTGCCGTCGCGGATGCTGCTCGACGGCGCCCACTTCCACGACGAGGCCCTGGACACCTCGCTCAGCCCCGACGGCACGGTGGCGGTCACCTCGGTCGAGGGCCGTCTGCACGCCTGGGCCGTGCCCGAGGGCACCGCGCTGTGGCAGCTCGACCTCGGCCCGACCGCCGACGGCGACGACTTCTTCGACGTCGACCGGGCCAGCGTCCGGATCGGGTTCAGCGCCGACGGCAGGCTGGTCGCGGCCGGTTCGGCGGCGCACGGCGTACGCGTGGTGGACACCGCCTCCGGCGAGGTCCGCCTCAGCACCCCCGCCGATCCGTGCGGTCCGGTGGCGCTGAACCGCGACGGCGGGCGGCTGGCCCACGCCGGTGGCGGCGGCGAGATCGTGATCCGCGACGCCGCCACCGGCGAGACCGTGCTACGCCACGACACCGGCCTGGCCGGGGTGAACGCGCTCGCCTTCGCCACCGACGGGACCGGCCTGCTGGTCGCGGGCGGGCTCGGCGGCGAGGCGGGCCTCGTGCCGGGCGCGGCGCTGCTCACCCTGGACGGCGACCGGGTGACCGGCACGTCGCTCGTGCCCTCGGGCAGCGAGCTGCCCGCCGACTCGCCCCTGGCGATCCTGTGCACCCGCTGCGTATGGGCCGAGCACGGCCCGCTCGTCCACGCCGTGGACGACAGCGGCACCGTCCTGTTCGACGGCACCGGCCGCGTCCTGTGGACCGAACCCGGGATGGCGGCGGGCAACTTCTCCGCCGACGGGCGCATCCTGGTCCTGGTCAGCGAGACGATCAGCGCGGTGTTCGCCGACGCGCTGCCACCCGCCTGA
- the lepB gene encoding signal peptidase I: MTDDPSERLRTLAAAAAPSVQADPGLAGRVLGQARRGRRLRRWRNLLLGLGAGTVALSTLAAATLLGRTDFFTVVEPSGAMKPTVGISERVVFDRSLSPARGDIVQIHIAYGGDEYDAIFRVMGLPGDTVACPATAAGTCDAVTVNGVAVAEPYLDQATAPFAPVAVPAGQVFVMGDNRPAVNDSRYHGPVPLAAVSGVAVQIKSEDGRVRLVPGAPPHDGPGDQDNVDPAGPVPPARAVPAG, encoded by the coding sequence ATGACCGACGATCCGTCTGAGCGGCTGCGGACGCTGGCCGCCGCGGCCGCCCCGTCCGTACAGGCCGACCCCGGGCTGGCCGGCCGGGTGCTGGGCCAGGCCCGGCGCGGGCGGCGGCTGCGCCGGTGGCGCAACCTGCTGCTCGGGCTGGGCGCCGGGACGGTGGCCCTGTCGACGCTGGCCGCCGCGACGCTGCTCGGCCGTACCGACTTCTTCACCGTCGTCGAGCCCAGTGGCGCGATGAAGCCCACCGTGGGCATCAGCGAGCGGGTCGTGTTCGACCGGTCGCTGAGCCCGGCCCGCGGCGACATCGTGCAGATCCACATCGCGTACGGCGGCGACGAGTACGACGCGATCTTCCGGGTGATGGGGCTGCCGGGCGACACGGTCGCCTGCCCGGCCACCGCCGCGGGCACGTGCGACGCGGTGACGGTCAACGGGGTGGCGGTGGCCGAGCCGTACCTGGACCAGGCCACGGCGCCGTTCGCCCCCGTCGCGGTCCCGGCCGGGCAGGTGTTCGTGATGGGCGACAACCGGCCCGCCGTCAACGACTCCCGCTACCACGGCCCGGTGCCGCTCGCGGCGGTCAGCGGGGTCGCAGTGCAGATCAAGAGCGAGGACGGCAGGGTACGGCTGGTGCCGGGCGCCCCGCCGCACGACGGGCCGGGGGACCAGGACAACGTCGACCCGGCCGGACCGGTCCCGCCCGCCCGCGCGGTGCCGGCGGGCTGA
- a CDS encoding SigE family RNA polymerase sigma factor, with protein MTPSEELDFTRFVRAHGDRLLRLARLLVPDPAEAEDVLQTALLRLTRHWSRRLDSPEAYVRAVLVNLAKDRGRRTHLVPVPVDVEPDRIGADPDHAEAVAARAQLDQLLAQLPPRQRVTVVLRVVDGLSEAETAALMRCSAGTVKSNLARGLDKVRAALLPAPHPEKETTR; from the coding sequence GTGACCCCCTCTGAAGAGCTCGACTTCACCCGGTTCGTGCGGGCGCACGGCGACCGGCTGCTGCGGTTGGCGCGCCTGCTCGTGCCCGACCCGGCCGAGGCCGAGGACGTGCTGCAGACCGCGCTGCTGCGGCTGACCCGGCACTGGTCGCGCCGGCTGGACTCGCCCGAGGCGTACGTACGCGCGGTGCTGGTCAACCTGGCCAAGGACCGGGGACGCCGCACCCATCTGGTGCCGGTGCCCGTCGACGTCGAGCCCGACCGGATCGGCGCCGACCCCGACCACGCCGAAGCGGTCGCGGCCCGCGCCCAGCTGGACCAGCTGCTGGCGCAGCTGCCGCCCCGCCAGCGCGTCACCGTCGTGCTGCGCGTCGTCGACGGGCTGTCCGAGGCCGAGACCGCGGCGCTGATGCGCTGCTCGGCCGGCACCGTCAAGAGCAACCTCGCGCGCGGGCTGGACAAGGTCCGCGCCGCCCTGCTGCCCGCGCCCCACCCCGAGAAGGAGACCACCCGATGA